In Xenorhabdus griffiniae, the genomic window ACCAACGCGATTTCCGGGATCATTGTGGTTGGCGCCGTACTGCAAATTGGGGAAGGGGGATGGGTAAGTTTCTTCTCATTCATTGCCGTGTTAATTGCCAGCATCAATATTTTCGGTGGCTTTACAGTCACTCAACGTATGCTGAAAATGTTTCGTAAAGGATAGGGGGTAACTTATGTCGAACGGAATAGTTACAGCTGCCTATATTGTTGCTGCCATTTTGTTTATTTTCAGTCTTGCTGGACTTTCCCGTCACGAAAGTTCCAGACGCGGTAACATTTTGGGTATCGTGGGTATGGCGATTGCCCTGATTGCCACGATATTAGGGCCTGATACTGGCAAAATTGGCTGGATTATTTTAGCGATGGTCATCGGTGCGGTTATTGGTATTCGTCTTGCCAAAAAAGTGGAGATGACTGAAATGCCAGAATTGGTGGCTATCCTGCACAGTTTTGTCGGTTTAGCGGCGGTTCTGGTTGGGTTCAATAGTTTTATCACTCATGATAATTTTGCCAGCGCTATTATGGAAAACATTCATCTGACAGAAGTTTTCCTTGGGGTATTTATTGGTGCTGTAACCTTTACTGGCTCAGTTGTCGCATTTGGTAAATTACGTGGGAAAATTTCTTCCAAGCCATTGATGTTGCCACATCGTCACAAACTTAATTTGGCAGCATTGATCGTCTCCTTGCTCTTAATGTTCACCTTTATCAAAACAGAAACTGTTGGCTTACAAGTTTTCACCTTGCTGGTGATGACAGTTATCGCGCTCGCTTTTGGCTGGCATTTAGTGGCCTCAATTGGCGGGGCAGATATGCCAGTCGTTATTTCCATGCTGAACTCATATTCAGGCTGGGCGGCTGCGGCAGCCGGTTTTATGTTAAGTAATGATTTGCTGATCGTCACGGGTGCCTTAGTGGGTTCTTCGGGGGCAATCCTTTCTTATATTATGTGTAAGGCGATGAACCGTTCCTTTATCAGTGTCATCGCGGGTGGTTTCGGTACAGATGGCAATTCTTCAGGTGATGATCAAGAGCTAGGCGAGTACAGAGAAACAACTGCGGAAGACGTCGCTGAACTGTTAAAAAACTCCACCTCAGTCATCATTACCCCAGGCTACGGTATGGCAGTTGCGCAAGCTCAGTATCCTGTTCATGACATTACCGCCAAATTACGAGAGAAGGGTATAAATGTTCGCTTTGGCATTCACCCCGTTGCGGGACGGTTGCCAGGTCATATGAACGTATTACTTGCCGAAGCTAAAGTTCCTTATGATATTGTCTTGGAAATGGATGAAATTAATGACGATTTTGCTGAAACGGACACGGTTTTAGTTATAGGAGCCAATGACACCGTAAACCCAGCCGCTCAGGAAGATCCTTCAAGCCCTATTGCCGGAATGCCAGTTTTGGAAGTCTGGAAAGCACAAAACGTTATTGTATTTAAACGTTCGATGAATACGGGATATGCCGGAGTACAAAATCCATTATTCTTTAAAGACAATACACAAATGCTGTTTGGCGATGCGAAAGAAAGTGTAGAAGCCATCCTTCGGGCTTTATAACTGAACGGGGACCAGTTTCCAAAGAGCTTCGGGTTATAAATCCGAAGCTCTTTTCTTTAAAAAAGATAGATAGATTCTTTTGTCTACTAACATTGATGAGTCCTTTCAAAGATTAAATATCTGCTATGTAAAGTAAAGAGGTGGGAATTTGGATATATGATTGTCTGGTCCTTTTCTTACAGTACCATCGTCATTTACAGTAATATCATTATAATGTTGATAAAAGGTTCTGCGGGGATATCCCTTTTCATATCTGAATGCGTTTTCTGAAAGGCTTCCAGCAGAGTATTTCCCTAAGCCAACAGTTTTTGCTTCTTCAAGCAGAAGAGGGTGGAAACCTTGGTTTAACTCGCTGTTCACGAGACGTTTTCCTTCTAGATTATGAAGGACATGGAGCAGCTCATGAAATACAATACATGCATTTTCTTTTACCCTTTCGTCCTTGCGCATTTGATTATTTTGTCTAAGATTGCAATAAAAATCAGATTTCGTTCCCAGATAACTGCCAGCGTAATGATCTTCTTGTGCTTTAACGCCTGTATATTGGGTATTGAGATGAATAGATAACTTAAGTTGTTTACTTCTTAATGCTGCGTCGATACGCTGAAGCAACTGACGGCCTGTTAACGATGATTTTATTTCTTCCATTGCCTCATTAAGCCACTTCATTTGTTCACTATTATAGCTAACAAAAGAAACACCTTGATTATTATAAAACCACTTCATCCTGAAGTTTTCTTGATAATGAATTTCATTCTTGTGCGGTTGCAATGATAATGTCAAAACAGTAGGACGTAGCATATGTGTCTCCTTAACTAACCCCAATTTGGGGTGGATCGAAATTTTCTTTTATTTGTTTGATATTTAAGTTTTTTGTTATAAAATGGTCAGAAATACTAGCTAGAATGTCATAGGTGTGTAACTTTTACTTAGACCCAGTTCAAAAAAATTGGTGTGACCAAAAAATATTAGCTCTGTTCAGCCATCAAAATCGTTTGGGTATCTAGTGTTACTCTGTGAATGGAGTTTTTTTTATAAGAGTTGAAACGTAATGCGCTGCATTCATATATTGAATGCAGCGCATATTACATATATTAACAAAAGCATCTTGAGGATTAACTACATACCTCAAATATACCAAGCCATTGTATGATTTTTTCTAGATAATTAACTTATTTTCTTCCTTCATAATAAGCTTGATAGGCTTTCTTTCCATTATATTCACACGCCCCATTTTGTCCGACTTTTCCTTTAAAATACCATTTAATACCATACTTTTCAAAGTAATTTGCAAAATTACTTGTAGGATTAACAACATACATTTGATACAGGTTACCACCAATATTTACTGGTCTTTCTGCATTCTCACATTTACTTAATGCCATAGCATTACTACTCAACAAAGCACCTGCGGCTAATGCCCCAACCGCCAATAATTTCTTAAACATAAACATTCTCCTGTAATATTTCAAAATTTGCTATTTAAATATATTGCTTATAAAGTCTTATTTGATAACGCACGCTAAATCTAAATCACCATCTGATGAAGTTGCAATTTCAAAATTTAAAAACTTATTATATTTTTATATCCTGGATTAGAAATACAACCTCCATTATCATCATTTGTAATCAATAATTATTTATCTATTATTTTCAAGATGGAAATAAATTATTGTAAATTGCAATATAATGCATAATAACAATATTGATTTAATGCAATCTAATTATCCACTTATTAATTAAGTTTGAATATATTTTATGAAAGGTTAACATGTAGTTATCAACAAGATGAAGAGAACTTATATGGTCATGACTATAATTTGAATTTTAGGGTAATTCTTTTACTTCATGTGCAATCCTGCTCATCTATTTTCACAATGGACAACTACTTCTATGCCAAGAAATAGATCAAAAAAAGCACAAACCCCGTTAAAATAACGAGGTTTGTCAATGCTCTGAAAGCCTTATAAATAAGATGGTCTTTAGTTGGATTTTAATGCTTGTTACTTTTAGTTACCTTTATATTGAGCAGCCCAAGCTGCAGTTCCATTATATGAGCATTGGAATGAAGGACCTTGAAAATACCATTTAATTCCATCACTTGTAAATGTATTAGCAAAAGAATTATAAGGATTAACTACATATCTCAAATATACTCGTCCATTATGTGATTTATCTTGAGATGGGCATTTAGCAAGTGCCGTAGTTCCTGCCGATGCACTCCCAATTCCTCCAGTTAATGCAATACCTGCGGCTAATGCCCCAACTGTCAATAATTTCTTAAACATAAACATTCTCCTGTAATATTTCAGAATTTGCTATTTAAATATATTGCTTATAAAGTCTTATTTGATAACGCACGATAAATCTAAACCACCACCTAACGACATTGCAATTTCAAAATTTGGAAACTTATTATATTTTTATATTCTGGATTAGAAATATAATCTCCATTATCATCATTTGTGATCAATAATTATTTTTCTATTATTTTCAAGGTGGAAGTAAATTATTGGAAATTGCAATATCATGCATAATAACAATATTGATTTAATGCAATCTAATTATCCACTTATTAATTAAGTTGGAAATATTTGATAAAGATAGATATTAAAAAAGGGGATATTATAAAAATAATGGATACTATAAATTCGATTCATCCCACAATACCGATATCACCTGTTATTAATATGCAGCGGTTAACCCGTGTTTATCAACAGGGTGGAGAGAACCCAATACCCGTTCTAAAAAATATAACGACACAAATTTATGCTGGTCAGAGTTGCGCTATTGTCGGAACATCAGGTTCAGGTAAAAGCACCTTACTAAACATCCTTGGTTTGCTGGATAAACCCACCACCGGTGAGTATTTTCTTTGCGGTGTTGATATGTCAACAGCTGATACTGATCTCAGAGCCAGAATGCGCAATAAAGAAATTGGTTTTGTTTTTCAAAGCTTCCATTTATTAGCCGGAATGACAGCTACAGAGAATGTCGCTTTGCCGCTTCTTTACCGCGGTATTCCTGCCTCACAAGCTCATAAAATTGCCAAAGAAAAACTGCATTTGGTTGGTCTCTCACATCGTGCTACTCACTATCCGGCAGACTTATCTGGCGGACAGCGACAACGCGTTGCGCTCGCCAGAGCATTGGCCGGAGACCCCTCGTTATTACTGGCTGATGAACCTACCGGCAATCTGGATCGCCAAACCGCAGAAGAAATTTTATTGCTACTTTCTTCTCTTCATACAGATAAGGCGATGACGCTGGTCGTAATAACCCATGATGCTATGGTTGCGAACCATATGCAGCGTGAATTACGCATCATTGACGGCCAATTACATGAAACCAGAGGGATAACAATACATGCATGATAGCAACTATGGCATGTCGATATTAATGATCTGGAGAGAAGCCTGGCGTAACTTAATGGCAACAGGGAGAAGCACTCTGCTGGCTTTATCGGGTATTGCTATTGGTTGCGCTTCTGTTGTGGCATTTGTGAATACCGGACATAACGCGACACTGGCTGCGTTGAAAATGTTCAGCGGGCTGGATATCAATGTCATTACAGCAGATCTGAATTCCTATAATCATGGGATTGGTAGTGAGTCAATTACAATGGCCGATCTGACAACTGCTATTCCGGGGTTATCTTCTGCAGCCCCCTGGATTTATTATCCTTCGCCCGGTCGCTATAACGGGAAAACAGAAACCTTTACCATGATAGGCTCCTCTGCGGAACTTGAGGAGGTTATGCAATTGCGACTTCGTTATGGCCGATTTATCACAGATTATGATCAGCATTCTCCTTATGTGGTCATTGGTAATGAAGTCGCGGTTACCCTGGGTGAAGGGGAGCCATCCCGTATACTTGGCAAACAGATTCAGCTTGGCAACTATTTATATACCGTCATTGGTATTTTCGCTATAAAAGGGCAAAACCCTATCTTTCCTTTTTCGCTAGATTCAGTGGTGATTGCGCCCATCAATGCCATGCGTAAAATCTCACCCAATACCGATTTAAATGGCATCATTGCTCGCACGATAACGACCGCAACCACAGAAAGTGATGCGAAGGATTTATTGGCCTTGCTCAAGCGCAAGTTTCCGGCAGTTGATATTAATGTTCGGGTAGCCCAACAATTACTAAAAGGGCAGACAGAACAAAGCAAAACCTTTTCTTTTATGTTGATCGGGCTAGCGGGTATTTCGCTGCTCACCGGCGGTATTGCAATTTCCAATGTGATGCTGATGAACGTTTCCGCCCGACGAAAAGAGATCGGGTTACGTATGGCTTTGGGAGCAAGAACTCAGGATATCCGGCGGCTTTTTTTGTATGAAGCAGCAGCCTTGACTTTAGCCGGCGCCATTCTTGGGACACTGGCAGGTATTATCGTCGCTTTTCTTTTTGTCCTTTATTCTGGCTGGTCATTTTCTTTAGCCCCTTTATCTATTCCTTTAGGGATAGGTAGTTCAATCATGGCGGGACTTATCTCCGGTTTTTATCCCGCACATAAAGCCTCTCAAATGGAACCCGTACAGGCATTACGTGATGATTAAAAAATATTTTCTTTATGGCGCTCTGACCTTGTTTTTCTTTTTTCCTCAAACAGTGCTCTCTGCATCTGAACAGGAA contains:
- a CDS encoding ABC transporter ATP-binding protein, with the translated sequence MDTINSIHPTIPISPVINMQRLTRVYQQGGENPIPVLKNITTQIYAGQSCAIVGTSGSGKSTLLNILGLLDKPTTGEYFLCGVDMSTADTDLRARMRNKEIGFVFQSFHLLAGMTATENVALPLLYRGIPASQAHKIAKEKLHLVGLSHRATHYPADLSGGQRQRVALARALAGDPSLLLADEPTGNLDRQTAEEILLLLSSLHTDKAMTLVVITHDAMVANHMQRELRIIDGQLHETRGITIHA
- a CDS encoding LCI fold-containing protein; this translates as MFKKLLAVGALAAGALLSSNAMALSKCENAERPVNIGGNLYQMYVVNPTSNFANYFEKYGIKWYFKGKVGQNGACEYNGKKAYQAYYEGRK
- a CDS encoding M91 family zinc metallopeptidase translates to MLRPTVLTLSLQPHKNEIHYQENFRMKWFYNNQGVSFVSYNSEQMKWLNEAMEEIKSSLTGRQLLQRIDAALRSKQLKLSIHLNTQYTGVKAQEDHYAGSYLGTKSDFYCNLRQNNQMRKDERVKENACIVFHELLHVLHNLEGKRLVNSELNQGFHPLLLEEAKTVGLGKYSAGSLSENAFRYEKGYPRRTFYQHYNDITVNDDGTVRKGPDNHISKFPPLYFT
- a CDS encoding ABC transporter permease — protein: MHDSNYGMSILMIWREAWRNLMATGRSTLLALSGIAIGCASVVAFVNTGHNATLAALKMFSGLDINVITADLNSYNHGIGSESITMADLTTAIPGLSSAAPWIYYPSPGRYNGKTETFTMIGSSAELEEVMQLRLRYGRFITDYDQHSPYVVIGNEVAVTLGEGEPSRILGKQIQLGNYLYTVIGIFAIKGQNPIFPFSLDSVVIAPINAMRKISPNTDLNGIIARTITTATTESDAKDLLALLKRKFPAVDINVRVAQQLLKGQTEQSKTFSFMLIGLAGISLLTGGIAISNVMLMNVSARRKEIGLRMALGARTQDIRRLFLYEAAALTLAGAILGTLAGIIVAFLFVLYSGWSFSLAPLSIPLGIGSSIMAGLISGFYPAHKASQMEPVQALRDD
- a CDS encoding LCI fold-containing protein; this translates as MFKKLLTVGALAAGIALTGGIGSASAGTTALAKCPSQDKSHNGRVYLRYVVNPYNSFANTFTSDGIKWYFQGPSFQCSYNGTAAWAAQYKGN
- the pntB gene encoding Re/Si-specific NAD(P)(+) transhydrogenase subunit beta, giving the protein MSNGIVTAAYIVAAILFIFSLAGLSRHESSRRGNILGIVGMAIALIATILGPDTGKIGWIILAMVIGAVIGIRLAKKVEMTEMPELVAILHSFVGLAAVLVGFNSFITHDNFASAIMENIHLTEVFLGVFIGAVTFTGSVVAFGKLRGKISSKPLMLPHRHKLNLAALIVSLLLMFTFIKTETVGLQVFTLLVMTVIALAFGWHLVASIGGADMPVVISMLNSYSGWAAAAAGFMLSNDLLIVTGALVGSSGAILSYIMCKAMNRSFISVIAGGFGTDGNSSGDDQELGEYRETTAEDVAELLKNSTSVIITPGYGMAVAQAQYPVHDITAKLREKGINVRFGIHPVAGRLPGHMNVLLAEAKVPYDIVLEMDEINDDFAETDTVLVIGANDTVNPAAQEDPSSPIAGMPVLEVWKAQNVIVFKRSMNTGYAGVQNPLFFKDNTQMLFGDAKESVEAILRAL